A portion of the Cryptomeria japonica chromosome 5, Sugi_1.0, whole genome shotgun sequence genome contains these proteins:
- the LOC131060946 gene encoding protein METABOLIC NETWORK MODULATOR 1, with amino-acid sequence MEGNADHTAVASGPSVKKKRGRPRKSETVLLPGEITALGVMPSSESKPKKARLSDTNSSHFGCGNGSLVGQPVHGVLDGSFDAGYLISVRVGDTDAVLRGVVFGPGLSIPPSKLTDVAPKIKSAKKELNTPLSPLYSPPAATPMALSEVYEPLRGTDYTPTESEAAPENGLQHQQNHMSSKIQVQQVHGAILEPIYVSANNQVESSGEGVP; translated from the coding sequence ATGGAGGGAAATGCTGATCATACTGCTGTTGCAAGTGGGCCATCTGTTAAAAAGAAACGGGGACGACCAAGAAAGTCTGAGACTGTTCTGCTTCCAGGAGAAATTACAGCACTTGGAGTTATGCCATCTTCTGAAAGCAAACCCAAGAAAGCCAGACTTTCAGACACTAACAGCTCACATTTTGGTTGTGGAAATGgttcattggtaggacaacctgtCCATGGTGTACTTGATGGCTCATTTGATGCAGGCTATCTCATTAGTGTGAGAGTTGGAGATACTGATGCAGTTCTGCGAGGAGTGGTATTTGGACCAGGTCTATCAATCCCTCCATCAAAACTAacagatgttgctccaaaaataaAAAGTGCGAAGAAAGAATTAAATACACCCCTCTCTCCATTATACTCACCTCCAGCAGCAACACCAATGGCCTTATCAGAAGTCTATGAACCTTTACGTGGAACGGATTACACCCCTACAGAATCTGAAGCTGCACCTGAGAATGGGTTACAACACCAACAAAATCATATGAGCTCAAAAATTCAAGTTCAACAGGTGCATGGAGCTATTTTGGAACCAATTTATGTTTCAGCGAATAACCAAGTTGAATCTTCAGGAGAAGGTGTTCCATGA